Proteins encoded by one window of Cyprinus carpio isolate SPL01 chromosome B6, ASM1834038v1, whole genome shotgun sequence:
- the LOC109054961 gene encoding transcription factor MafAa-like yields MATDLAMSADLPNSPLAIEYVNDFDLMKFEVKKEPPEADRYCHRLPPGSLSSTPISTPCSSVPSSPSFCAPSPGLQPGQNLGNGVSNNNNNNNNQGSSGKPQLEDLYWIPNYQHHISPEALNLTPEDAVEALIGNAHHHHHHHQPYEGYRGQQYVGEDLSTATNGHHHPVHHHQHHHHGHHAHARIEDRFSDEQLVSMTVRELNRQLRGFSKEEVIRLKQKRRTLKNRGYAQSCRYKRVQQRHMLESEKCTLQSQVEQLKQDVARLIKERDLYKEKYEKLASRTFNGGGGSGGGNTRDPSNGTHGKTTSTDFFM; encoded by the coding sequence ATGGCCACCGATCTCGCCATGAGCGCAGATTTGCCCAACAGCCCCCTGGCTATTGAATATGTCAACGACTTCGACCTCATGAAGTTTGAAGTCAAGAAAGAGCCTCCGGAGGCCGACCGCTATTGCCACCGCCTGCCCCCGGGCTCGCTATCCTCCACCCCAATCAGCACACCCTGCTCCTCGGTGCCTTCCTCGCCCAGCTTCTGTGCCCCCAGTCCCGGATTGCAGCCAGGGCAGAACCTCGGAAATGGcgtcagcaacaacaacaacaacaacaacaaccaaggCTCCTCGGGCAAGCCACAGCTGGAGGATCTCTACTGGATTCCCAACTACCAGCATCACATCAGTCCAGAGGCCCTCAACCTGACGCCCGAGGACGCGGTGGAAGCGCTTATCGGTAACGcgcaccaccaccaccaccaccaccagccctACGAGGGATATCGCGGTCAGCAATACGTCGGAGAAGACCTCTCGACGGCCACGAACGGGCACCACCACCCGGTACACCATCACCAACATCACCACCACGGCCACCACGCGCACGCGCGCATCGAGGACCGCTTCTCGGACGAGCAGCTGGTGAGCATGACGGTGCGCGAGCTCAACCGGCAACTGAGAGGCTTCAGCAAAGAAGAGGTGATCCGTCTCAAGCAGAAACGTCGAACCCTGAAGAACCGCGGCTACGCGCAGTCGTGCCGCTACAAGCGCGTGCAGCAGCGCCACATGCTCGAGAGCGAAAAGTGCACGCTTCAGAGCCAGGTGGAGCAACTCAAGCAAGACGTGGCGCGTCTGATCAAAGAGCGGGACCTGTACAAGGAGAAGTACGAAAAGCTCGCGAGCCGAACCTTTAACGGCGGCGGAGGCAGCGGAGGCGGGAACACTCGGGACCCGTCCAACGGCACTCATGGCAAAACCACTTCCACGGATTTCTTCATGTGA